Proteins encoded in a region of the Cytobacillus pseudoceanisediminis genome:
- the cccA gene encoding cytochrome c550 — protein MNRNPIIPFVLIMVFGVVAMFLVSFKGLGDMEELAKEQEGGGAETEETAAATPEEIYQKSCIGCHGDQYQGGVGPALTGVGDRLSQDDIANIVVNGKGSMPPGLVPQDKAAEMAEWLAGLK, from the coding sequence ATGAATCGCAATCCAATCATTCCATTTGTGTTAATTATGGTTTTTGGTGTGGTAGCAATGTTCCTTGTTTCTTTTAAAGGTCTTGGCGATATGGAAGAGCTTGCTAAAGAACAGGAAGGCGGCGGTGCTGAAACTGAAGAAACTGCAGCTGCAACCCCTGAAGAAATTTATCAGAAGAGCTGTATCGGATGTCACGGTGACCAGTATCAAGGTGGAGTTGGTCCTGCTCTAACAGGTGTAGGCGATCGTTTATCACAAGATGATATCGCAAATATCGTAGTAAACGGTAAAGGCTCAATGCCTCCAGGATTAGTGCCTCAAGACAAAGCTGCCGAAATGGCTGAATGGTTAGCAGGCCTTAAGTAA